Below is a genomic region from Terriglobales bacterium.
AACCTGGCGCTGGGCGTGGAGTCGCTCGACGAGATCGCGGCGCGCCTGCACGCGTTCCTCGACGTCAAGTCGCCGCAAGGCCTGCTCGACAAAGTGAAGATGCTGCCCATGCTGGCGGAAATGGGCAAGTTCTTCCCCAAAACAATCTCCAGCGGACCATGCAAGGAAGTGGTGAAGAAAAGCGGCTTCTCGCTGCTGGAGTTTCCCGTGCTCAAATGCTGGCCCAAGGACGCCGGACGCTTCATCACGCTGCCCTGCGTCGTGACGCGCGATCCGAAAACAGGGAAGCGCAACGTGGGCTGCTACCGCATGCAGGTCTACGACGAGCGCACCGCCGGCATGCACTGGCAGCGGCAAAAGATCGGGGCCGAGCACTACCGGGAAATGCTGCGCGCGGCGGCCGCGGCCGGCGAAGCGGGCAAGGCCGCAGCTGCGGTGGACATCATGGCGCGCTCAGGCGGCGGCTCCGTCCCGCTGGCCGGCGCCCCGGCGGGGAAGATGGAAGTGGCGGTGGCCATCGGCACCGATCCGGCGCTCACGTTTTCTGCTATTGTCCCGGCGCCGCCGGACGTCGAGGAATATCTCATCGCCGGGTTCCTGCGGCAGGCGCCGGTGGAGCTGGTGAAGTGCGAGACCGTGGACCTGGAGGTTCCGGCCACGGCGGAGATCGTGCTCGAAGGCTACGTCCAGCTCGACGAACTGCGCACCGAAGGCCCCTTCGGCGACCACACGGGTTTTTACTCGCTGGAAGATGAATATCCTGTGTTTCACATTACCTGCATCACGCACCGCAAGGACCCGATTTACGCCACCACCATCGTGGGCAAACCGCCGATGGAAGACGCCTGGATGGGAAAGGCGGTGGAGCGCATCTTCCTGCCGCTGATGAAGCTGACCATCCCCGAGCTGGTGGACATCAACCTGCCGGTGGAAGGCATCTTCCACAACCTGATGCTCGTGTCCATCCGCAAGTCGTACCCGGGGCAGGCGCGCAAGGTGATGAACGCCATCTGGTCGCTGGGCCAGGCGATGTTCACCAAGGTCATCGTGGTGGTGGACGAAGACGTGAACGTGCAGGACCCGGGCGAGGTGGTGCTGAAGGCGCTGAACCATATCGACCCGGAGCGCGACATCCAGTTCACCCTCGGACCGGTAGATTCGCTGGACCACGCTTCGCGCCTGCCCAACTACGGCTCCAAGATGGGCATCGACGCCACGCGCAAGTGGCCCACCGAAGGCTTCACGCGGCCCTGGCCGGACGAGATCGTGATGGATGAGAAGACCAAGCGGCGGGTGGATGAGATGTGGAAAAGCCTGGGGTTAGATTTGTGAACTACGAACTATGAACTGGGAACTGAAAAGCTTTGAGCTGAGAACTGAGAACTGGGGTCTGCGAACTGAGAACTGACAACTGAGAACTGAGAACTGAAAGACGGAGGCATTATGGGCAAACATCTGGGAATCGGGTTGGTGATGGGGTTGATCGTGGGCGTGGCGGCGGGCCAGTCCATGGGCAACATGAAGTTCGGGCTGGTGGTCGGCGTCGTGGCCGGCCTCATCATGGGCGTGGTCATGGGGATGAGAAAGAAGTAAGAAGTTCGAAGCGTCGAAATGTGAGGCGTGGAAGCAGAGAGGCAGGCGGGTTGGCTCATCCTTTCGGTCGTGATTCTCTCTGCGGTTGCCCCACCCTTGTCCCTCCCGGGTTTGGAGGGACAGGGCGCGCGATTCCTTCGCGCAGCGAAGGTGGCATGAGACAAAGCCTCGTTCCACCTTCGGAACGGATTGAGGCCGAGTCGCAGCTCTTGCGTAGGATTATGCTCCTGCTGCCCTGAGCCCAAGACGGAAGCGCTATTAGGGCGAGGACATCTCCACTTCCTCAATCTGTTCGTAGAGACGCAGCTTGCTGCGTCTCTGAGACGTTGCAAGCAACGTCTCTACGCAGTTGTGTTTGGCTCTTCTCGACGGGTCGATCCGCGCTTCCCGCGCAGCTACGCCCTGCGAGGGCGCGCGATTCCTTTGCGCCAACGAATGGTGGGATGAAACAAGATCCTCGTTCCACGTTGGTAGCAGCTCGCTTTTTTTCTTGACAACCCTCACAGGTGTGATATAGCATGTACGTTAGACTTATCACAATGATAAGTCATCTGTTTTGAATATTTTGGCTCTAAGCTCTTTGACATCAATATTTTGCCTGACCCCAATCGGCTAAGTCCTTCTCATGGAGGATTTTGCAGAAAATAGGGGGTGGGGGGTACCCCGTGGCGGGCGGCGCCTCGACAGGGGATTGCGAGGCCGGCGGTTATACTGACAGGCATGGCGGTGATCAAGGACATCGCGGGGATCGCCAAGGGCATGTCGGTCACCCTCAAGGAGATGTTCCAGCCCACGGTGGTGGAGAACTACCCCGACGGCCCCGGGCCGCTGAAGGGAGCGGTGTTCCAGGAACGCTACCGTGGCGTCCACGTGCTGCAGCGGGATGAGAACGGCCTGGAGAAGTGCGTGGCCTGTTTCCTGTGCGCGGCGGCGTGTCCTTCGAACTGCATCTACATCGAGGCGGCGGAGAACACCGCCGAGCGCCGCATTTCCGGCGCCGAGCGCTACGCCGCGGTGTACAACATTGACTACAACCGCTGCATCTTTTGCGGCTACTGCGTGGAGGCGTGCCCGACGGACGCCATCACCCACGGCCATGGGTTCGAGATCGCGAGCTTCGACGCTTCCACTCTGGTCTATCGCAAGGAGCAGCTGCTGGCGCCCATGCCGGCGCTGGCGGAGAAGGCCGAGTCTTCGTAACCGCAGTTCACGCCTTATTCTGCGCCGTTCGCCGCCCGTCGGCTTGCCCGCGCTTGGGGCCGGGTGTTAACTTCTTGGACAGCATCAGGGAGCGACCCGCGCAGGCGGGTCCGGCAACCTGGCCGCGAGACTGCCAAGGTGCCCTGAGCGCAGCAGGCGCTCGATGTGCGGAGAGAACTCCGAAAGAAAAGTCTCGAGAGTGGCCGCCCTGATGTGTGGGCGGCATTTTATTTGCGAACTATGAACTACGAACTGTGAACTATGAACTGTGAACTATGAACGAAAAATGAAGCGTTGAGGCAGCGCACCAAAGCCTTTGCGTTGCGAATCATCAGGCTGGTGCGCAGCCTGCCGAAGACGGATGAAGCGCGCGTGATCGGGCGACAGTTGCTGCGTTCCGGCACTTCGATCGGGGCGAACCATCGGTCGGCGGGACGCGGGCGCTCCCGGGCAGAGTTCGTGGCCAAGCTGGGCGTCGTGCTCGAAGAGGCGGATGAGACGGTGTACTGGCTGGAGCTGCTGGCGGAGAGCGGTATCGTGCCAGCCAAGCGAATGGAGGACATTACGCAGGAGGCCAACGAGTTGGTGCGAATCTTCTCCGCTTCCCGGCGAACGCTGCGGCAGTAAGGTGCCTGTGGGCGCGCATTGTTTGTAAGTTCACAGTTCATAGTTCGCAGTTCATAGATGACTGATGGCTGATTTTCTCCAAACCGTACGCGAGCGCGTGGTGATCTATGACGGCGCCATGGGCACGCAGATCCAGGAGCGCGCGCTCACGGCCGACGACTTCCAGGGCAAGGAGGGCTGTAACGAGCTGCTGGTGCTGAGCCGCCCGGACGTCATCCAGGACATCCATGCGGCGTACTTCACGGCCGGAGCCGATGTTGTGGAAACCGACACGTTCGGGGCGACGCGCATTGTGCTGGCGGAGTATCAGCTTGAGGACCAGGTGCGGGAGATCAACCGGGCAGCGGCGCGGATCGCAAAAGAAGTCGCACGGGACTTCTCCACCAACGGGAAGCCGCGGTTCGTGGCAGGGTCGATAGGGCCGACCACCAAGCTGCCGTCGCTGGGGCACATCGGGTTCGACGAGATGGCCGCGGCCTACACCGAGCAGGCCCTGGGGCTGATTGAGGGCGGCGTGGACGTGCTGCTGATCGAGACCTCGCAGGACCTGTTGCAGGCCAAAGCGGCTCTGGCGGGCGTGTTCGACGCCATGCGGGCGGCAGGAAAGCGCCTGCCGGTGACGGTGCAGGTGACGCTCGAAGCGACCGGCACCATGCTGCTGGGGACGGAGATCGGCGCAGCGCTGACCGCGCTCGAACCCTTTGACGTGGACGTGATCGGGATGAACTGCGCCACCGGGCCGCGCGAGATGAACGACGCGGTGCGCTACCTCTGCCACAACTCCACGCGGCAGGTTTCCGTGCTGCCCAATGCGGGGCTGCCGCAGAACGTGGGCGGGAAAGCCGTCTATTCGCTGACGCCGGAAGAGCTGGCGGAGTTCCACACCCTGTTCGTGAAGGAATACGGCGTGCGCATCGTGGGAGGCTGTTGCGGGACAACGCCGCGGCACATCCGGGCGGTGGCGGAAGCGGTGGCGAACCTGGAGCCGGCAAGGCGGGAGGTGCGGCCCGCGGCGGCGGCGTCGAGCGCGTACACGTCGGTGCCGCTGGACCTCGAACCCAAACCGCTGATCGTGGCCGAGGAAATGAACACGACTACGCGGGTGGAGAGATTCCGCAACCTGGTCCGCGGCGGTCACTATGACGACATCCTGGCGCTGGCCAAGAAGCTCGTGGCCGAGGGCTCGCACATGCTGGACCTTTGCTGCGCCATCGTGGGCGAGGACGAAAAAGGCTACATGACGCGGGTGCTGGAGAAGATCGCTACCCGCGTGCCCGCGCCCGTGCTGGTCGACTCGACCGAAGCCGATGTCATCGAGCAGGCGCTGAAGCGCATTCCCGGGAAGGCGATCATCAATTCCATCAACCTCGAGGACGGAGAGAAGAGGACTTCGCGGGTGCTGCCCATGGCCAAGCGCTACGGCGCGGCGGTGATCGCGCTCACCATCGACGAAGAGGGCATGGCGCTGACGGCGGAGAAGAAGACCGCCATCGCGCGACGCATCTTCGAGCTGGCGACCGGGAAGTACGGCATCCGGCCGGTGGACCTGATTTTCGACGCGTTGACGCTGCCGATTTCCACGGGGCAGGAGGAGTACCGCACGGCGGGGCGGGAGACGCTGGAAGCGGTGCGGCGCATCAAGCACGAGTTGCCCGAGGTGACGACCATCCTGGGCGTCAGCAACATCTCGTTCGGGCTGGACGTGTACGCGCGGCGGGTGTTGAACAGCGTGTTCATGCACGAGGCGGTGAACCACGGACTGGATATCGCGATCGTTAACTATTCCAAGATCTACCCGTTGTACAAGATCCCTGAAGCAGAAGTGGAGATTGCGCGAAAGCTGATTTACTACGACACATCGGCGGGGGATCCGCTGGCCAACTACCTGGCTTACTTCGCCGGGCATCAGAAGACGCAGGAAGTGGCGCCGGTGGACGTGGTGCACCTCGAGGTGGAAGACCGGCTGAAGCACTGCATCATCCATGGCGAGAAGGCGATCGGCGAGGGCGCGGCGCGCCAGACGCTGGAACAGGTGCTGGACGAAGCGCTGAGCAGATACACGCCGCTGGACCTGATTAACAACGTGCTGCTGGACGCCATGCGCACGGTGGGCGACCTGTTCGGGGCGCGCAAGATGCAACTGCCTTCGGTGCTGGATTCGGCCTCGGTGATGAAGCAGGCCGTGGCCTACCTGGAGCCGAAGATGGAGCGCGCCGCCGGGTCGCAGAAGGGAACCATCGTGCTGGCGACGGTGAAGGGCGACGTCCATGACATCGGCAAGAATCTGGTGGACATCATCCTGACGAACAACGGCTACCGGGTGGTGAACCTGGGCATCAAGCAGCCGGCGGACTCGATCATCGCGGCGGCACTGGAGCACCAGGCGGACGCCATCGGGCTCTCCGGGCTGCTGGTGAAGTCCACGGTGGAGATGAAGTACGTGCTGGAGGACCTGGAGCGGCAGAAGCTGGAATTTCCGGTGATCTGCGGGGGCGCGGCCCTGACGCGCAAGTACGTGGAAGACGATCTGCGCCGGGAGTATTCGAACGGCGTGTTCTACGGCGAGGACGCCTTCGGCGGACTGCGCCTGATGGACGACCTGACGGCCAGCGACGGCTCGCGGCAGGCACGCCTGGCCGAGGGACGCACGCGCAAGGAGGCGGCGCGCGCTGCAGTGGCGGTGGCTGAGGCGCCGGCGGAACGCTCGAAGGCCGTGCGCGCGGACGTGGAGATCCCCGCGCCGGCGTTCTTCGGCCGGAAAGTGAGGAAGGACTTTGACCTGAGTGAAGTCTTCCGCTACATCAACGAAACCGCTTTGTTCAAGAACCAGTGGCAGCTGAAGACGGCGTCGGCTGCGGACTATCAGAAGCTGGTGGAAACGAAATACCGGCCCACGCTGGAGAGGCTGCAGCAGGAAGTGATGGCTGCCGGCTGGTTCGAGCCCAAAGCCGTGTATGGCTGGTTTCCGTGCCAGAGCAACGGAAACGACGTGATTCTATATGAGCCGCAGGATGAGCGGAGGGAGCTGTTGCGCTTCACCTTCCCCAGGCAGAAAGAAGGCCGCCGGTTGTCGATTGCGGATTTCTTTGCAGCCCAGGATTCCGGGCGGAAAGATGTCATCGGTGTCTCGGTGGTGACGATCGGCGCGCGTGCGTCGGAGGAATGCCACCGGCTGTTCGAGCACGGCGAGTACACCCGCTATCTCTACCTGCACGGTCTGAGCGTGGAGACGGCGGAAGCGCTGGCCGAGCTGCTGCACAAGCAGATGCGGGCGGAGCTGGGCATCGGGAAGGACGACGCGGAGCGCATCACCGACCTGTTCCACCAGAAGTATCGCGGCTCGCGCTACTCGTTCGGCTACCCGGCGTGTCCGAACCTGGAAGACCAGACCAAGATCTTCGAGCTGCTCGACCCGGAGCACACCATCGGGGTGCGGATGACCTCCGGCTTCCAACTCGAGCCGGAGCAAAGCACGTCAGCCATCGTGGTGCACCATCCGGAGGCCAAGTACTTCGTGGTGTAAGCGCGGAGCTTCTGCGCACCGTGCGGCGTCAGGTCGGGGCGGGGTTTTTTCGTTCGTGGAAATCCGAAACTCCAGCACCCTTGCCAGCCTTCTGGAAGTTGCGCTTGCGGACTTCGTTTACCGCGGAGAAGAGGGAGGAAACTAGCTGGCGGAGAGGGAGAGATTCGAACTCTCGATACCCTTTCGGGTATGTCCGCTTTCGAGGCGGATCGTTTCAACCACTCACGCACCTCTCCGCGTGAAAAGCAGTGGTCCGTGGCCGGGGTCCGTGGCCAGTGACCGTCGAATTTTTGTTGTCCTGCCCTCAGGGTGGTCATCCCCGAAGGAGGAGCTTCATTTTGTGCCCGTTTTCTGCTCCTGGCGGCGGCCGGCGAAAAAAGCCTTCAGGAGGGCGGCGCAGCGTCCCTCGAGCACCCCGGAAGCGACCGCCATCTTGTGGTTGAGCTTGGGGTGATTCAGGACGGTGGTGACCGAGCGCACGGCGCCAGCCTTGGGATCGTCGGCCCCGTAGACCAGGCGCTGCAGCCGGGCCAGCACCAGCGCGCCCGCGCACATCGGGCACGGCTCGATTGTAACAAACATCGCGCAATCCTCGAGGCGGTAGTTGCCGAGGTGGCGGGCGGCGTCGCGCAGGGCGACGATCTCGGCATGGGCGCTGGGATCGGCATCGGTGAGATTGCGGTTGCAGCCCCGGCCGATCACCTTGCCGTCGCAGACCACCACCGCGCCCACTGGGACCTCGCCCAGGGCCTGGGCACGCAGGGCTTCGCGCAGCGCCTCCTCCATGAAGAGTTCGTCGGCAACCGTGCGGCGCGCGGGCATGACGGTAGAGGATATAGCAGGGAACAGACTTCCGTGCATCTGGTCATGTAGTCATCTGGTCATCGCGTCATCTGAACACCCTGGATGTCGAGATGACAGAATCACCCGATGACCACATGACCACATGAGGCTCTGTTCACATCCGCAACCGGGGTTTGGGCAGGAAATGGCGGAAAACCAAGGTCCCTCGGGCCCGCTCGGTCCGCGTCGCTCCCTCGCGGGCCCTCGGGATGACAATTCATTTGGGGAGGGGCGCTTACGGCGCGGCTGAAGCCGCGCCCTTTCAAGACAGGATGTCAACAGAACCGGGTCATCTCGTCATCTGAACAACTTGGATGTTGAGATGACAGAATCACCCGATGACCACATGACTGCATCAGGTCAAGGGTTGTTGCTGGGTCATGCAGTGAATAGCACCAAGTCCCCAGATGAAATCGCCGCAGTAGATGGGGACGATGCGGCGGCCGGGAAAGAGCGAGGCCAGAAGGTCGAGCGCCACGCGGTCATTGGGATCGTTAAAGACAGGGACGAGCACGGCGCGATTGGCGATATAGAAGTTGGCGTAGCTGGCGGGCAAGCGCTGGCCGCGGAAGACGACGGGCGCAGGCAGGGGCAACTTGACGACCTGCAGCGGACGGCCCTGCTGGTCGGTCATGCGGCGGAGGCGGCGAAGGTTCTCCGCCAGCGGGAGATGGTTGACATCGGCGGGATCGGGTTCCCAGGCAGCGAGGACGGTGCGGGGCGCAACGAAGCGGGCGATGTCGTCCACGTGGCCGTGGGTATCGTCGCCGGCGATGCCGCGGCCAAGCCAGAGGACCTTATGCACACCCAGCCAGTCCCGCAGGAACTGTTCTACTTGTTCGCGCGACAAGCCGGGGTTGCGAGCCTGTACCGGGCTGAGCAGGCATTCTTCCGTGGTGAGCAGAGCGCCGCGGCCGTTGACGTCGATGGAGCCGCCCTCGAGCACGATGGGTTGCGTACGGCCGCCGATTTGCGTCACCGGCCGGAAGGCAGGCACGCGCAAGCGGCGGGCGATGCGCGAAGGAACGCGGTCGTCCTGCTGCCAGTTCGAATACTTCGCCCAGGCGCTGAAGCGCCAGTCGGTGAGCGCAAGCCGGGGCGGGCTGCGACGGGTGAGAAAGATAGGGCCGCAATCACGGGTCCAGCCGCGATTTGTCGGGCAGCGATGGAAGCGCAGGTTGCGGAGGGGAACATGCGCATCGCGCAGGATTCGGCGGGCGCTGGTTTCCGAGGCAGCATTGTTCACCAGAATCTCGACGCGCTCGGAGGAAGCCAGGGCGCGAACGATTTCGGCGTAGACCCAGGGGATGGCGGCGAACTTGCCCGGCCAGTCGGGAGTGTGGTGCGGCCACGCGATCCAGGTGGCGGCATGGGGCTCCCACTCGGCGGGCATGCGGTAGCCGAGAGCGGCGGGCAATCTGGCGGCCATTGCTAGTCGATGAGCCTTTGCGAGATGCCAGCGTAGGTGTCGATGCGACGGTCGCGCAGGAAGGGCCAGTTGCGACGCACGTCCTCGAGCTGCTTCAAGTCCACTTCGCCGAGGAGGATGGCTTCGCGGTCGGCGGGAGCTTCGGCGACGATTTGGCCGAAGGGGTCGGCAAGAAAGGATCCGCCCCAAAACTCGAGGCCCTGCCCGGGAGCTGCGTTGCCGTTGACGTTTCCGGTCTCGTGCCCTACGCGGTTTACCGCCGCCACGTAGACGCCGTTGGCGATGGCGTGAGCGCGCTGGATGGTACGCCAGGCGTCGTGTTGCGCTTTGCCGGATTCCGCTTTTTCGACTGGATGCCAGCCGATGGCGGTGGGATAGAAGAGCACATGCGCTCCCTGCAGCGCCGTGAGCCGCGCGCCCTCCGGATACCACTGGTCCCAGCAGACCAGGGTGCCGATCTTGCCGTAGCGCGTAGGGAAAGCGCGAAAGCCGAGGTCGCCGGGCGTGAAGTAAAACTTTTCGTAGTAGAGCGGGTCGTCGGGGATATGCATCTTGCGGTAGAGGCCCACCAGCGCGCCGTCGGCGTCGAAGACAACGGCAGTGTTGTGATAGACGCCGGGCGCGCGTCGTTCGAATACCGAACCTATGATCACCGTCCCTGTTTGCTTGGCGGCGGCGGCAAGCTTTTCTGTGGTGGGGCCGGGCACGGGCTCAGCGAGGTCGAACAAGGCGGCGTCCTCGCGCTGGCAGAAATACTGCGTGCGGAAAAGCTCGGGCAGGCAAATGACCTGGGCTCCCTGGCCGGCGGCTTCCCGGAGGCGGTCCAGGGCATGAGCGAGGTTCTTTTCCGGATCG
It encodes:
- a CDS encoding UbiD family decarboxylase gives rise to the protein MAYNDLREWMAALERAGDLKRVRAEVDPILEITEITDRVSKSGYGGRAGKAGGPALLFENVKGHPGARVLINQFGSARRMNLALGVESLDEIAARLHAFLDVKSPQGLLDKVKMLPMLAEMGKFFPKTISSGPCKEVVKKSGFSLLEFPVLKCWPKDAGRFITLPCVVTRDPKTGKRNVGCYRMQVYDERTAGMHWQRQKIGAEHYREMLRAAAAAGEAGKAAAAVDIMARSGGGSVPLAGAPAGKMEVAVAIGTDPALTFSAIVPAPPDVEEYLIAGFLRQAPVELVKCETVDLEVPATAEIVLEGYVQLDELRTEGPFGDHTGFYSLEDEYPVFHITCITHRKDPIYATTIVGKPPMEDAWMGKAVERIFLPLMKLTIPELVDINLPVEGIFHNLMLVSIRKSYPGQARKVMNAIWSLGQAMFTKVIVVVDEDVNVQDPGEVVLKALNHIDPERDIQFTLGPVDSLDHASRLPNYGSKMGIDATRKWPTEGFTRPWPDEIVMDEKTKRRVDEMWKSLGLDL
- the nuoI gene encoding NADH-quinone oxidoreductase subunit NuoI → MAVIKDIAGIAKGMSVTLKEMFQPTVVENYPDGPGPLKGAVFQERYRGVHVLQRDENGLEKCVACFLCAAACPSNCIYIEAAENTAERRISGAERYAAVYNIDYNRCIFCGYCVEACPTDAITHGHGFEIASFDASTLVYRKEQLLAPMPALAEKAESS
- a CDS encoding four helix bundle protein; the encoded protein is MRQRTKAFALRIIRLVRSLPKTDEARVIGRQLLRSGTSIGANHRSAGRGRSRAEFVAKLGVVLEEADETVYWLELLAESGIVPAKRMEDITQEANELVRIFSASRRTLRQ
- the metH gene encoding methionine synthase — its product is MADFLQTVRERVVIYDGAMGTQIQERALTADDFQGKEGCNELLVLSRPDVIQDIHAAYFTAGADVVETDTFGATRIVLAEYQLEDQVREINRAAARIAKEVARDFSTNGKPRFVAGSIGPTTKLPSLGHIGFDEMAAAYTEQALGLIEGGVDVLLIETSQDLLQAKAALAGVFDAMRAAGKRLPVTVQVTLEATGTMLLGTEIGAALTALEPFDVDVIGMNCATGPREMNDAVRYLCHNSTRQVSVLPNAGLPQNVGGKAVYSLTPEELAEFHTLFVKEYGVRIVGGCCGTTPRHIRAVAEAVANLEPARREVRPAAAASSAYTSVPLDLEPKPLIVAEEMNTTTRVERFRNLVRGGHYDDILALAKKLVAEGSHMLDLCCAIVGEDEKGYMTRVLEKIATRVPAPVLVDSTEADVIEQALKRIPGKAIINSINLEDGEKRTSRVLPMAKRYGAAVIALTIDEEGMALTAEKKTAIARRIFELATGKYGIRPVDLIFDALTLPISTGQEEYRTAGRETLEAVRRIKHELPEVTTILGVSNISFGLDVYARRVLNSVFMHEAVNHGLDIAIVNYSKIYPLYKIPEAEVEIARKLIYYDTSAGDPLANYLAYFAGHQKTQEVAPVDVVHLEVEDRLKHCIIHGEKAIGEGAARQTLEQVLDEALSRYTPLDLINNVLLDAMRTVGDLFGARKMQLPSVLDSASVMKQAVAYLEPKMERAAGSQKGTIVLATVKGDVHDIGKNLVDIILTNNGYRVVNLGIKQPADSIIAAALEHQADAIGLSGLLVKSTVEMKYVLEDLERQKLEFPVICGGAALTRKYVEDDLRREYSNGVFYGEDAFGGLRLMDDLTASDGSRQARLAEGRTRKEAARAAVAVAEAPAERSKAVRADVEIPAPAFFGRKVRKDFDLSEVFRYINETALFKNQWQLKTASAADYQKLVETKYRPTLERLQQEVMAAGWFEPKAVYGWFPCQSNGNDVILYEPQDERRELLRFTFPRQKEGRRLSIADFFAAQDSGRKDVIGVSVVTIGARASEECHRLFEHGEYTRYLYLHGLSVETAEALAELLHKQMRAELGIGKDDAERITDLFHQKYRGSRYSFGYPACPNLEDQTKIFELLDPEHTIGVRMTSGFQLEPEQSTSAIVVHHPEAKYFVV
- the tadA gene encoding tRNA adenosine(34) deaminase TadA is translated as MPARRTVADELFMEEALREALRAQALGEVPVGAVVVCDGKVIGRGCNRNLTDADPSAHAEIVALRDAARHLGNYRLEDCAMFVTIEPCPMCAGALVLARLQRLVYGADDPKAGAVRSVTTVLNHPKLNHKMAVASGVLEGRCAALLKAFFAGRRQEQKTGTK
- a CDS encoding agmatine deiminase family protein, coding for MAARLPAALGYRMPAEWEPHAATWIAWPHHTPDWPGKFAAIPWVYAEIVRALASSERVEILVNNAASETSARRILRDAHVPLRNLRFHRCPTNRGWTRDCGPIFLTRRSPPRLALTDWRFSAWAKYSNWQQDDRVPSRIARRLRVPAFRPVTQIGGRTQPIVLEGGSIDVNGRGALLTTEECLLSPVQARNPGLSREQVEQFLRDWLGVHKVLWLGRGIAGDDTHGHVDDIARFVAPRTVLAAWEPDPADVNHLPLAENLRRLRRMTDQQGRPLQVVKLPLPAPVVFRGQRLPASYANFYIANRAVLVPVFNDPNDRVALDLLASLFPGRRIVPIYCGDFIWGLGAIHCMTQQQPLT
- a CDS encoding carbon-nitrogen hydrolase, with translation MTERFTVGLLQLSAGPDPEKNLAHALDRLREAAGQGAQVICLPELFRTQYFCQREDAALFDLAEPVPGPTTEKLAAAAKQTGTVIIGSVFERRAPGVYHNTAVVFDADGALVGLYRKMHIPDDPLYYEKFYFTPGDLGFRAFPTRYGKIGTLVCWDQWYPEGARLTALQGAHVLFYPTAIGWHPVEKAESGKAQHDAWRTIQRAHAIANGVYVAAVNRVGHETGNVNGNAAPGQGLEFWGGSFLADPFGQIVAEAPADREAILLGEVDLKQLEDVRRNWPFLRDRRIDTYAGISQRLID